In the Nitrospirota bacterium genome, one interval contains:
- a CDS encoding nucleotidyltransferase domain-containing protein: MNIPTIPYSILQNLNIAIVYLFGSQIQGYTNPLSDIDIGIVFTRYEVLKDTTNLYTDIYDILTDIFPCPQEVDIVFLQQTSPVFQYEVIKYGKVLYETDPLFRADYEEQVAREYMDFEPVLLHYSEALLLRR, encoded by the coding sequence ATGAATATCCCAACAATACCATACAGCATCCTTCAAAATCTGAATATAGCGATAGTTTACCTGTTTGGTTCACAGATACAAGGTTACACAAATCCACTGAGCGACATAGACATTGGCATTGTCTTTACAAGATATGAAGTTCTGAAAGACACTACCAATCTATACACTGACATCTACGACATTCTTACAGATATATTTCCATGCCCTCAGGAAGTAGATATTGTTTTTCTGCAACAAACATCTCCCGTTTTTCAATATGAAGTGATCAAATATGGCAAAGTCCTCTATGAAACAGATCCTCTGTTTCGCGCCGACTATGAAGAACAAGTTGCCAGGGAATATATGGACTTTGAGCCTGTCCTGCTTCATTATAGTGAGGCACTCCTATTGCGGCGATGA